Proteins encoded by one window of Catenulispora sp. GP43:
- a CDS encoding glycoside hydrolase family 2 protein: protein MSTVRPEYPRPHFDRSHAWLSLNGTWDFSRDPDGWGEHVVVPFAWETQASGLQAHWLEWGWYRREITAPDDWSGQRIVLHFGAVHHIATVSVNGTPVGEHEGGSTPFEFDITDALDAEGRGTLVVRVHAPLDKREIVHGKQRSIPRDVYDVCAFTPSSGIWQSVWLEARPATYLADVALRPSAELDAIEATVSITGATGATGSAGSPHSPGSVRLTATVAGEQPVTVEVTDPTRPLSFRLPITAPRLWSPADPHLYEVTVTLESTDGTDRVGAATGLRSVQTDGDQILLNGERLYVRGVLDQGYWPRTGITAPDDQAFVTDLEAARAAGFNLVRKHLKLEDPRFLYHADRLGMLVWAEPASTGIFTPAAVARFEAQIEPMVRRDGNHPSVVIWGLYNEEWGLDWDVPGDPAKQEATRRAYEMLKDLDASRPAVDDSGWSHVATDLVDWHIYDEYPDGWAAKVRTLLADGKPGFPVPIGPGVLVEKVLMADGRPAPAVPNLNSEFGGGLTSVERGWNLRWQTLELRRYDGLSGYVWTELYDIEHETAGIYAFDRTAKDDGGNPPSETNAVTVAIPDVTPLAPGCDFVAADGAVEFDVRISHHGSEPVEVTVVPVWGPALQPYTAAQGFGSEVGSGRSAKVRPFRLSEPLRISERIPSGVDVARLHLVLVCAGEVVGHTSVDAATRPVGRTAIDGNPAAR, encoded by the coding sequence TTGTCCACCGTTCGTCCTGAATACCCCCGGCCGCACTTCGACCGGTCGCACGCCTGGCTCAGCCTCAACGGCACCTGGGACTTCTCCCGTGACCCGGACGGCTGGGGCGAGCACGTCGTCGTCCCGTTCGCCTGGGAGACGCAGGCCTCCGGCTTGCAGGCGCATTGGCTGGAGTGGGGTTGGTACCGGCGCGAGATCACCGCGCCGGACGACTGGTCCGGGCAGCGGATCGTGCTGCACTTCGGCGCGGTGCACCACATCGCGACGGTGTCGGTGAACGGGACGCCCGTCGGCGAACACGAAGGCGGATCCACGCCGTTCGAGTTCGACATCACCGACGCGCTCGACGCGGAGGGCCGTGGCACGCTGGTCGTCCGGGTCCACGCGCCGCTCGACAAGCGGGAGATCGTCCACGGCAAGCAGCGCAGCATTCCGCGCGATGTGTATGACGTGTGTGCCTTCACGCCGAGCAGCGGGATCTGGCAGTCGGTGTGGTTGGAGGCGCGTCCGGCGACGTATCTCGCCGACGTGGCTCTGCGGCCGAGTGCGGAGCTCGACGCGATCGAGGCGACCGTGTCGATCACCGGCGCGACCGGCGCGACCGGCTCGGCCGGGTCGCCCCACTCGCCCGGCTCGGTACGCCTCACCGCCACGGTCGCGGGCGAGCAGCCGGTCACCGTCGAGGTCACCGACCCGACCCGGCCGCTCTCGTTCCGCCTCCCGATCACCGCGCCGCGCCTGTGGAGCCCGGCCGATCCGCACCTGTACGAGGTGACGGTGACGCTGGAATCCACCGACGGAACGGACCGGGTCGGCGCGGCGACCGGCCTGCGCAGCGTCCAGACCGACGGTGACCAGATCCTGCTCAACGGCGAGCGCCTCTACGTCCGCGGCGTCCTGGACCAGGGTTACTGGCCGCGTACCGGCATCACCGCGCCGGACGACCAGGCGTTCGTGACAGACCTGGAAGCAGCCCGGGCCGCCGGGTTCAACCTGGTCCGCAAGCACCTCAAGCTCGAAGACCCGCGGTTCCTGTACCACGCCGACCGCCTCGGCATGCTCGTGTGGGCCGAGCCGGCCAGCACCGGGATCTTCACGCCGGCGGCCGTGGCCCGCTTCGAAGCGCAGATCGAGCCGATGGTGCGCCGTGACGGCAACCACCCGAGCGTCGTGATCTGGGGCCTGTACAACGAGGAGTGGGGCCTGGACTGGGACGTGCCCGGGGATCCGGCCAAGCAGGAAGCCACCCGCCGCGCCTACGAGATGCTCAAGGACCTCGACGCGAGCCGGCCGGCCGTGGACGACTCCGGCTGGTCGCACGTGGCCACCGACCTGGTCGACTGGCACATCTACGACGAGTACCCGGACGGCTGGGCCGCCAAGGTGCGCACACTGCTCGCCGACGGCAAGCCCGGCTTCCCCGTCCCCATCGGACCCGGCGTCCTGGTCGAGAAGGTACTGATGGCCGACGGCCGGCCCGCCCCGGCGGTCCCGAACCTCAACAGCGAGTTCGGCGGCGGCCTGACGAGTGTCGAGCGGGGCTGGAACCTGCGCTGGCAGACGCTGGAGCTGCGACGATACGATGGTCTTTCCGGCTATGTGTGGACCGAGCTGTACGACATCGAACACGAGACGGCCGGGATCTACGCCTTCGACCGCACGGCCAAGGACGACGGCGGCAACCCGCCGAGCGAGACGAACGCCGTGACCGTGGCCATCCCCGACGTCACGCCGCTGGCTCCGGGATGCGACTTCGTCGCGGCCGACGGCGCGGTCGAGTTCGACGTGCGGATCTCCCACCACGGTTCGGAGCCGGTGGAGGTCACCGTCGTCCCGGTCTGGGGTCCGGCGTTGCAGCCGTACACCGCCGCGCAGGGGTTCGGGTCCGAGGTCGGCTCGGGCCGGAGCGCCAAGGTGCGGCCGTTCCGTCTCAGCGAGCCCCTTCGGATCAGCGAGCGGATACCCTCCGGGGTAGACGTCGCACGCCTGCACCTGGTGCTCGTCTGTGCCGGAGAGGTCGTCGGCCACACCTCGGTGGACGCCGCGACGCGACCGGTCGGACGCACGGCGATCGACGGCAACCCAGCGGCGCGCTAA
- a CDS encoding sensor histidine kinase: MTIRTRLTLAYATLFTVGGTVLLLTLTFAFYHAIFRPLPANQVPGRADPDHDHFIGLSDQIRDSAASHLLRDAFLLLLVVVAVSALLGWWVAGRMLRPIAAITAAARRASRTTLHERLNLTGPADELKELGDTFDAMLERLDASFAAQRRFVANASHELRTPLAVTRAATEVTLAKAEPTQEQWRLMANDVTQATDRAQRLIEALLVLARSEQRLTDVEEDDLADITAEALDHIAARARARALDVVSRLEPAPLRGNLALLDIAVTNLLENAVKYNNEAGLLQVSTRTVRHPADTAHPGTWAELTVANDGPRLEPATVERFFEPFHRGDRTRLSTAMPTPEGAGLGLSIVDAVIHAHQGHLTATARPEGGLTITVLLPGAP; the protein is encoded by the coding sequence ATGACCATCCGCACCCGTCTCACCCTCGCCTACGCCACCCTGTTCACCGTCGGCGGCACCGTCCTGCTGCTCACTCTCACCTTCGCCTTCTACCACGCGATCTTCCGTCCTCTGCCCGCCAACCAGGTCCCCGGCCGTGCGGACCCCGATCACGACCACTTCATCGGCCTCAGCGACCAGATCCGTGACTCCGCCGCCTCGCACCTGCTCCGCGACGCCTTTCTGCTGCTCTTGGTGGTGGTCGCCGTCTCCGCGCTGCTCGGCTGGTGGGTCGCCGGCCGGATGCTGCGCCCCATCGCCGCGATCACCGCCGCGGCCCGCCGCGCCAGCCGGACCACTCTGCACGAACGGCTCAACCTCACCGGTCCGGCCGACGAACTCAAGGAACTGGGGGACACCTTCGACGCGATGCTGGAGCGCCTCGACGCCTCCTTCGCCGCCCAGCGCCGCTTCGTCGCCAACGCCAGCCACGAACTGCGCACCCCCCTGGCCGTCACCAGAGCCGCCACCGAGGTCACCCTCGCGAAAGCCGAACCCACCCAGGAACAGTGGCGCCTCATGGCCAACGACGTCACCCAGGCCACCGACCGCGCCCAGCGCCTGATCGAGGCCCTGCTGGTCCTGGCCCGCTCCGAACAGCGCCTGACCGACGTCGAGGAGGACGACCTCGCCGACATCACCGCCGAGGCCCTCGACCACATCGCCGCACGGGCCCGGGCCCGTGCCCTGGACGTCGTCAGCCGGCTGGAACCCGCGCCCCTGCGCGGCAACCTCGCCCTGCTCGACATCGCGGTCACCAACCTGCTGGAGAACGCCGTCAAATACAACAACGAAGCCGGCCTGCTCCAGGTGAGCACCCGTACCGTCCGCCACCCCGCCGACACCGCCCACCCCGGCACCTGGGCCGAACTGACCGTGGCCAACGACGGCCCCCGCCTGGAACCCGCCACCGTGGAGCGGTTCTTCGAACCCTTCCACCGCGGCGACCGAACCCGCCTGTCCACCGCGATGCCCACCCCCGAAGGCGCCGGCCTGGGCCTGTCCATCGTCGACGCCGTCATCCACGCCCACCAAGGCCACCTCACCGCCACCGCCCGCCCCGAGGGCGGGCTGACCATCACCGTCCTGCTCCCCGGAGCACCCTGA
- a CDS encoding LacI family DNA-binding transcriptional regulator, producing the protein MAGVRLRDVAERAGVSIRTVSNAVNGYAPVSDEVRARVEAAVAELGYRPNLMARNFKRGRTGLITLVVPELDVPYFSELARAVITKARAYGYTVVVDQTDGEPDRERELVMQDSNAAAMFDGVILSPLALTHADLAQRGANQPLVLLGERIAESSFDHVAIDNVAAAGTATEHLLALGRRRIAAIGDQPWESGETAQLRTRGYRDAHAARGLDVDESLVVTTRRFHRASGAEAMAALLEHPQGPPDAVFCYNDLVALGAIRTLLTNGVRIPDDIAVVGFDDIEAGRYNTPTLTTISPDKTRIAELAVDRLIARLDNQDDTAPEELWAPYELMVRESTVTP; encoded by the coding sequence ATGGCCGGCGTCCGCCTCCGCGACGTAGCCGAACGTGCGGGTGTCTCGATCCGCACCGTCTCGAACGCGGTGAACGGCTACGCCCCCGTCTCCGACGAGGTGCGCGCGCGGGTCGAGGCAGCGGTCGCCGAGCTCGGCTACCGGCCGAACCTCATGGCCCGCAACTTCAAGCGCGGCCGCACCGGGTTGATAACGCTCGTCGTGCCGGAGCTGGACGTGCCGTACTTCTCGGAGCTGGCGCGCGCGGTCATCACCAAGGCCCGCGCGTACGGCTACACGGTCGTCGTCGACCAGACCGACGGCGAGCCGGACCGGGAACGCGAGCTGGTCATGCAGGACTCGAACGCGGCGGCGATGTTCGACGGCGTGATCCTGAGCCCGTTGGCGCTCACCCACGCCGACCTCGCCCAGCGCGGCGCCAACCAGCCGCTGGTGCTGCTCGGCGAGCGCATCGCGGAGAGCTCCTTCGACCACGTCGCGATCGACAACGTCGCGGCGGCGGGCACCGCGACGGAGCACCTGCTGGCCCTGGGCCGGCGGCGCATCGCGGCCATCGGCGACCAGCCGTGGGAGAGCGGCGAAACGGCGCAGCTCCGGACCCGCGGCTATCGCGACGCGCACGCCGCCCGCGGCCTCGACGTCGACGAATCCCTGGTGGTCACGACCCGCCGCTTCCACCGCGCCAGCGGCGCCGAGGCGATGGCGGCCCTGCTCGAGCACCCGCAGGGCCCGCCGGACGCCGTGTTCTGTTACAACGACCTGGTCGCCCTCGGCGCCATCCGCACACTGCTGACCAACGGCGTACGGATCCCGGACGACATCGCCGTGGTCGGCTTCGACGACATCGAGGCCGGCCGCTACAACACCCCGACGCTGACCACGATCTCGCCGGACAAGACGAGGATCGCCGAGCTGGCCGTGGACCGGCTGATCGCCCGACTCGACAATCAGGACGACACGGCGCCGGAGGAGCTGTGGGCACCGTATGAACTGATGGTTCGGGAGAGCACGGTGACGCCGTGA
- a CDS encoding FMN-binding protein encodes MRKTTMALLGTSAGLALLIGVKAESAGAPKSALSASSKLPGASSQTGGASTNSTAPTGGAPSGGTGGQSSGSPNTVAVSGRFTGSVVDTRYGPMQVQAVLRAGKLTDVTVLQQTTGGHSSQIDSYALPQLKAEALKAQSANIDAVSGATYTSGGYAQSLQAALDAAHR; translated from the coding sequence ATGCGCAAGACCACGATGGCCCTGCTCGGCACCAGCGCCGGACTCGCCCTGCTCATCGGGGTCAAGGCCGAGTCCGCCGGTGCCCCGAAGTCCGCGTTGTCCGCCTCCTCCAAGCTGCCCGGTGCTTCCTCGCAGACGGGCGGCGCCTCCACGAACTCCACCGCCCCCACCGGTGGGGCCCCGTCCGGTGGCACTGGCGGTCAATCGTCCGGCTCACCCAACACCGTCGCGGTCAGCGGGCGTTTCACCGGCAGCGTGGTCGACACCCGCTACGGTCCCATGCAGGTCCAGGCCGTGCTCAGGGCCGGCAAGCTCACGGATGTCACCGTGCTTCAGCAGACCACCGGTGGCCACAGCTCACAGATCGACTCCTACGCCCTGCCCCAGCTCAAGGCCGAGGCGCTCAAGGCGCAGAGCGCCAACATCGACGCGGTGTCGGGCGCCACCTACACCTCCGGCGGCTATGCGCAGTCCCTGCAGGCCGCGCTCGATGCGGCCCACCGGTGA
- a CDS encoding response regulator transcription factor — MRILIAEDEQRLAARIAEGLRDQGMAVDVSHDGDDALYKIDVNASYDVLVLDRDLPGIHGDEICRRLSGRDDAPMILMLTALSGLDDRVDGLSLGADDYLGKPFSFPELILRIRALARRGRSHTAVLSHGDLTMDTLRRTVHRAGRPIPLTAKEFALLQVLLTADGAVLSQEQLLERAWDENADPFTNTVRVTVNRLRRKLGAPELVETVVGAGYRITP; from the coding sequence ATGCGGATCCTGATCGCCGAGGACGAACAACGCCTGGCCGCGCGCATCGCCGAGGGGCTGCGGGACCAGGGCATGGCCGTGGACGTCAGCCACGACGGCGACGACGCCCTGTACAAGATCGATGTCAACGCGTCCTACGACGTCCTGGTGCTGGACCGCGACCTGCCCGGTATCCACGGCGACGAGATCTGCCGCCGCCTGTCCGGCCGTGACGACGCCCCCATGATCCTCATGCTCACCGCCCTGTCGGGCCTCGACGACCGCGTCGACGGCCTCAGCCTGGGCGCCGACGACTACCTCGGCAAACCTTTCTCCTTCCCCGAACTCATCTTGCGCATCAGGGCCCTGGCCCGTCGTGGCCGCTCGCACACCGCTGTGCTCAGCCATGGCGACCTGACCATGGACACCCTGCGCCGCACCGTCCACCGCGCCGGCCGCCCGATCCCCTTGACCGCTAAGGAGTTCGCGCTCCTGCAGGTGCTTCTCACCGCGGACGGAGCCGTTCTCAGCCAGGAGCAACTCCTGGAGCGCGCTTGGGACGAAAACGCCGACCCGTTCACCAACACCGTCCGGGTCACCGTCAACCGGCTGCGCCGCAAACTCGGGGCGCCAGAGCTGGTGGAGACCGTCGTCGGCGCCGGCTACCGGATCACCCCATGA
- a CDS encoding FAD:protein FMN transferase: MRIATEAVMGTVVSLTAPDPGDAAVFQAAAAAAFAHLHHVDRVFSPFRPDSPISRIRDGLMPVAAVAGHPHGAEIREVLDLCERLKRASGGAFDAWAVGDPPRFDPCGAVKGWAAEHACALAAAQGLSRHILNAGGDVRLRGGRDPAPWRVGITDPHRPGTLLTVLHLREGAVATSGGAERGDHVFDPRTARPATELAQVTVTGPDLTLADGYATAALAVAGDSGGRASVQAWLTTLADSTGYQALTVDQLGATWYTVGLPDLLTSPAADRLGSARG; this comes from the coding sequence ATGCGGATCGCCACCGAAGCCGTCATGGGTACGGTCGTCTCCCTCACCGCCCCCGATCCCGGCGACGCCGCCGTCTTCCAGGCCGCCGCAGCGGCGGCGTTTGCCCACCTTCACCACGTCGACCGGGTCTTCTCCCCGTTTCGGCCTGACAGCCCGATCAGCCGCATCCGCGACGGCCTGATGCCCGTCGCCGCTGTCGCCGGCCACCCCCACGGCGCGGAGATCCGCGAAGTCCTCGATCTGTGCGAGCGGTTGAAGCGGGCCAGTGGTGGCGCCTTCGACGCCTGGGCGGTCGGCGACCCGCCACGCTTCGACCCGTGCGGCGCCGTGAAAGGCTGGGCCGCCGAACACGCCTGCGCACTGGCCGCCGCGCAGGGCCTGTCCCGGCACATCCTCAACGCGGGCGGCGACGTGCGTCTGCGCGGCGGAAGGGATCCGGCTCCCTGGCGGGTCGGGATCACCGACCCGCACCGTCCGGGCACCCTGCTGACCGTGCTCCACCTGCGAGAAGGCGCCGTGGCGACCTCCGGCGGCGCGGAGCGCGGCGATCACGTCTTCGACCCGCGCACCGCGCGCCCCGCCACGGAACTGGCCCAGGTCACCGTCACCGGACCCGATCTCACCCTCGCCGACGGATATGCCACCGCCGCCCTGGCCGTGGCAGGCGATTCCGGTGGCCGCGCCTCCGTCCAGGCCTGGCTGACCACCCTTGCCGACAGCACCGGCTACCAGGCGCTGACCGTCGACCAGCTCGGTGCCACCTGGTACACCGTCGGCCTGCCCGACCTGCTCACTTCACCTGCCGCCGACCGGCTCGGGTCCGCGAGAGGATGA